A region of Gemmatimonadaceae bacterium DNA encodes the following proteins:
- the dnaN gene encoding DNA polymerase III subunit beta produces MKFTISRDKLQEGLQAVTAAVPAKTTLPVLANLLVETTDRGVRFSATDLDIAVSTEVSADVETPGAITIPAKKLGEIARELPPSPVKLAASGEQRVTLECGRSKFKLLGLARDEFPTFPSVRFDGSWRVKSGELQKLISHTAFAVSTEESRPILNGVLWELREQRMRMVATNGHRLARMDLPADGTASGDLIVPPKALEQIRRLFPAEEELEIARGENHLGFRSPFTSVFTRLVEGPYPNYEQVIPKDNDRICLADKAALTSALKRMSVIASDQTHRIKMSFNTGMLKFSVTTPDLGEASDELPVNYNGDQLDIGFNATYLLEILRYMPTEQVKLTFKAPERAATIEPEGWDDPAKYLCLVMPLRLMD; encoded by the coding sequence ATGAAGTTCACAATCTCGCGCGACAAGCTTCAGGAAGGCCTTCAGGCCGTCACCGCTGCGGTGCCGGCCAAGACCACCCTGCCCGTGCTCGCCAACCTGCTCGTCGAAACGACCGATCGCGGCGTTCGCTTCTCGGCTACTGACCTCGATATCGCGGTCAGCACCGAGGTAAGTGCCGATGTCGAGACGCCCGGCGCCATCACGATTCCCGCCAAGAAGCTGGGCGAGATTGCGCGTGAGCTGCCGCCGTCGCCGGTCAAACTCGCGGCGAGCGGCGAACAGCGCGTGACGCTGGAATGCGGTCGCTCGAAGTTCAAACTCCTCGGGTTGGCGCGCGACGAGTTCCCGACCTTTCCCAGCGTGCGCTTCGACGGCTCCTGGCGCGTGAAGAGCGGTGAGCTGCAGAAGCTCATTTCGCACACCGCGTTCGCCGTCAGCACCGAAGAGTCGCGCCCCATCCTGAACGGCGTGCTCTGGGAACTGCGCGAACAGCGCATGCGCATGGTCGCCACGAATGGCCACCGTTTGGCCAGAATGGACCTGCCAGCCGACGGAACCGCCTCGGGTGACCTCATCGTACCCCCCAAGGCCCTCGAGCAGATCCGGCGCCTGTTTCCGGCCGAAGAGGAGCTCGAGATCGCCCGCGGCGAAAACCACCTCGGCTTCCGCTCGCCGTTCACGTCGGTCTTCACCCGCCTGGTCGAAGGCCCCTATCCGAACTACGAGCAGGTCATCCCGAAGGACAACGACCGCATCTGCCTCGCCGACAAGGCGGCGCTCACCAGCGCCCTCAAGCGCATGAGCGTCATCGCGTCCGACCAGACGCACCGCATCAAGATGTCCTTCAACACCGGCATGCTGAAGTTCAGCGTCACCACGCCGGACCTGGGTGAAGCCAGCGACGAACTGCCGGTGAACTACAACGGCGATCAGCTCGACATCGGCTTCAACGCCACGTATCTGCTCGAAATCCTGCGCTACATGCCGACCGAGCAGGTCAAGCTCACCTTCAAGGCCCCCGAGCGCGCCGCCACGATCGAGCCCGAAGGCTGGGACGATCCGGCGAAGTACCTCTGCCTGGTGATGCCGCTGCGGCTGATGGATTGA
- a CDS encoding AraC family transcriptional regulator, with protein sequence MAISAPASRGTATRAGDKAILTFVTPGERPRVEAAGAGCYVALHRETLDQMVEEMRRRPVSAVVVSVSRYQQQDAPAIARLVREFPAVPAVALLTATESRATQALLSMGQQGVRTLVDAREPAGWRDLRTLVAREDPRAIETIAKARILEDLPHATLTSRRFITALFDAPHTCTTVRDFARRQGVTPTTFMTRFFRAGLPPAKRYLSFARLVRAASLFENPGLSITQVALQLEYSSPQAFSRHLHIVLGHGAAEFRRRYTGEGMLDHMRRELIVPHREALATFDPYHAPPQWLALRRARLGCVG encoded by the coding sequence ATGGCGATTTCCGCACCGGCGTCACGTGGCACGGCGACCCGTGCCGGCGACAAAGCCATCCTGACCTTCGTCACCCCCGGCGAACGCCCACGCGTCGAAGCGGCGGGCGCCGGGTGTTACGTCGCGCTGCACCGCGAGACGCTCGACCAGATGGTCGAGGAGATGCGACGCCGCCCGGTGTCTGCCGTGGTGGTCTCGGTGTCGCGCTATCAGCAGCAGGACGCCCCCGCCATCGCGCGGCTCGTGCGGGAGTTTCCCGCGGTGCCCGCCGTGGCGCTGCTGACGGCCACCGAATCGCGCGCGACCCAGGCGCTGCTGAGCATGGGACAACAGGGCGTGCGCACGCTGGTCGATGCGCGCGAGCCCGCCGGGTGGCGCGATCTCCGCACGCTGGTGGCCCGCGAAGATCCGCGCGCCATCGAAACCATCGCCAAGGCGCGCATTCTCGAGGATCTCCCGCACGCGACCCTCACCAGCCGGCGCTTCATCACCGCGCTCTTCGATGCCCCGCACACCTGCACCACGGTGCGTGATTTCGCCCGCAGGCAAGGCGTGACGCCCACCACCTTCATGACGCGCTTCTTCCGCGCCGGCTTGCCCCCCGCCAAGCGCTATCTCTCCTTCGCCCGTCTCGTGCGCGCGGCCAGCCTCTTCGAGAATCCCGGCCTGAGCATCACGCAGGTCGCGCTGCAGCTCGAGTACTCGTCACCGCAGGCGTTCTCACGCCATCTCCACATCGTGCTCGGTCACGGCGCCGCCGAATTCCGTCGCCGCTACACCGGCGAGGGGATGCTCGATCACATGCGGCGCGAGCTCATCGTGCCGCACCGCGAGGCGCTGGCCACCTTCGATCCGTACCACGCGCCGCCACAGTGGCTCGCCTTACGCCGCGCTCGCCTTGGGTGCGTAGGGTGA
- a CDS encoding methyl-accepting chemotaxis protein: MDASPRSAAAGRFRSPAFSPQALREEQRAKDAATFRVAARRRFWSTLLISGALLLAMRLGLAAVSLTVVGVMVALALAVNQLLAVVGRTPSLYRPWLKYLVAIVDTALVSLVVFVFGSPVLVLAYVLVIVPYSFDQGTTLGYVTSLASVVGFFTASWWYGQLHAADAAPWPQVLLAGGLLLVVAQQVIQMPSKLIARLRRTRERMARIERGDLTARADARHDDELGFLERSFNRMLDELVLLIETVQEEAESLAAVATQVSATAHVLQRRAGEVTGSAESLREALGQQREKASVGVHSSREARHTAELARRTAEATASDAKALDDAAVASRAAIDRAAQALLRVGAEVTAAAQPVRALAPASEQVGDFIATVTRIARQTNLLALNAAMEASRAGEDGVGFAVVAEEIRVLATESARAAQVVAATVQRVRGDITTAVQAMDATANEVQGAGAIARDATRALSAMVDGIGRVSRQSDEVSTLAQAQARLSASVATAFEGLDGTAQRANAGARAAADAAGAQRASIEELSRSAQQLTAAASRLRAVALRHTAEYAVVAPPSSPPVATAPPMLTDATRDQWPVDPEPSPYAPKASAA; encoded by the coding sequence ATGGACGCCTCCCCCCGCTCTGCCGCTGCCGGTCGGTTCCGGTCGCCTGCGTTTTCGCCCCAGGCGCTCCGCGAGGAGCAGCGGGCCAAGGACGCCGCCACCTTCCGCGTCGCGGCGCGACGGCGGTTCTGGAGCACGCTGCTCATTTCCGGGGCGCTGCTCCTTGCGATGCGCCTGGGACTCGCGGCGGTCTCCCTGACCGTCGTGGGGGTCATGGTGGCGCTCGCACTGGCGGTGAACCAACTGCTCGCCGTCGTCGGTCGCACGCCCTCGCTCTATCGGCCGTGGCTCAAGTATCTGGTCGCGATCGTGGACACCGCGCTGGTCAGCCTGGTCGTGTTCGTGTTCGGCTCGCCGGTGCTGGTGCTGGCCTACGTGCTCGTGATCGTGCCCTACTCGTTCGATCAGGGGACCACGCTGGGCTACGTCACGAGCCTCGCGTCGGTCGTGGGCTTCTTCACGGCGAGCTGGTGGTACGGGCAGCTGCACGCCGCCGATGCGGCCCCGTGGCCGCAGGTGCTGCTCGCCGGCGGGCTGCTACTGGTCGTGGCGCAGCAGGTCATCCAGATGCCGTCCAAGCTCATCGCGCGACTGCGACGCACGCGCGAGCGCATGGCGCGGATCGAACGGGGTGACCTCACCGCGCGCGCCGACGCGCGCCATGACGACGAACTCGGCTTCCTCGAGCGCAGCTTCAATCGCATGCTCGATGAACTCGTGTTGCTCATCGAGACGGTGCAGGAAGAGGCGGAATCGCTCGCCGCGGTGGCGACGCAGGTGTCGGCGACGGCGCATGTGTTGCAGCGCCGCGCCGGCGAAGTGACCGGGAGTGCGGAGTCGTTGCGCGAAGCCCTTGGCCAGCAGCGCGAGAAGGCGAGCGTCGGCGTGCATTCGAGTCGCGAAGCGCGGCACACCGCCGAGCTGGCGCGTCGTACCGCCGAAGCCACGGCGTCCGATGCCAAGGCGCTCGACGATGCGGCCGTCGCCAGCCGGGCGGCCATCGATCGCGCGGCGCAGGCGCTCCTGCGTGTGGGTGCGGAGGTGACGGCCGCGGCTCAACCCGTCCGCGCGCTCGCGCCCGCCTCCGAACAGGTTGGCGACTTCATCGCCACCGTGACACGGATCGCGCGCCAGACGAACCTGCTCGCGCTCAACGCGGCCATGGAAGCGTCGCGCGCCGGCGAGGACGGGGTGGGCTTCGCGGTGGTCGCGGAGGAGATTCGCGTACTGGCCACGGAGAGCGCGCGCGCCGCCCAGGTCGTGGCGGCCACCGTGCAGCGCGTGCGCGGTGACATCACGACCGCCGTGCAGGCGATGGATGCCACCGCCAACGAAGTGCAGGGCGCCGGCGCGATTGCCCGCGACGCCACGCGCGCGCTGAGCGCGATGGTGGATGGCATCGGCCGCGTGTCGCGGCAGAGCGACGAAGTGTCAACGCTGGCGCAGGCTCAGGCGCGCCTGTCGGCGAGTGTGGCTACCGCGTTCGAAGGACTCGACGGCACGGCCCAGCGCGCGAATGCCGGCGCCCGGGCAGCCGCCGACGCGGCCGGTGCCCAGCGGGCCAGCATCGAGGAGCTTTCGCGCAGCGCGCAGCAGCTCACCGCTGCCGCCAGCCGCCTCCGCGCGGTGGCGCTGCGCCACACCGCGGAGTACGCCGTCGTGGCCCCACCCTCGTCACCGCCGGTGGCGACCGCACCGCCGATGCTGACGGACGCGACGCGTGATCAGTGGCCGGTGGATCCGGAGCCGTCACCCTACGCACCCAAGGCGAGCGCGGCGTAA
- the pyrE gene encoding orotate phosphoribosyltransferase, with translation MAADTTTSRLIALLAERSAKRGDFVLASGRRSNLYVDCRLTAMSPEGQLLIGRAGLAALRASGWPVDAVGGLTLGADPIAYAIAHASALAAERGEGEMVRGFTVRKEAKQHGTGKLIEGPFRAGDKVVIVEDVITTGGSALKAVEAVRNAGGEILGVLALVDRQEGGREALEAAGLRVLALVTAADLMPLIAG, from the coding sequence ATGGCTGCTGATACGACCACGTCGCGATTGATCGCCCTGCTGGCTGAGCGTTCGGCCAAGCGGGGCGATTTCGTGCTGGCCTCCGGCCGGCGCTCCAACCTCTACGTGGACTGCCGCCTGACGGCGATGAGTCCCGAAGGGCAGCTCCTCATCGGCCGCGCCGGGCTGGCCGCGCTCCGCGCCAGCGGCTGGCCGGTGGACGCCGTGGGCGGCCTCACCCTGGGCGCCGACCCCATCGCCTACGCCATTGCGCACGCCAGTGCGTTGGCCGCCGAACGAGGCGAGGGCGAGATGGTTCGGGGGTTTACCGTTCGGAAAGAGGCCAAGCAGCACGGCACCGGGAAGCTCATCGAAGGCCCGTTCCGCGCCGGCGACAAGGTCGTGATCGTGGAGGACGTGATCACCACCGGCGGCTCGGCGCTCAAGGCCGTGGAGGCCGTCCGCAACGCCGGCGGCGAGATCCTGGGGGTCCTGGCCCTGGTGGACCGTCAGGAAGGCGGCCGCGAGGCGCTGGAAGCCGCCGGGCTGCGCGTTCTCGCGCTGGTGACGGCGGCGGACCTGATGCCGCTCATCGCGGGGTAG
- a CDS encoding serine/threonine protein kinase, with amino-acid sequence MPIETLVGTTLAGYSVRGKVGEGGTSTVFRAEHPTYGTVALKVLREKLQQDKTAVARFLREAQFGARVEHPNIIRTLDYGQSDNERYYLAIEWASGEILDKYADKAGPLPSKEVADILSQICSAVQAAHNVGIVHRDLKPENVMYDPATKQVKLLDFGIAADTDAAPDQRLTRAGFFVGTLMYVAPEALSGELVGPAADQYSLATIAYYLLTGALPYTGKSPRELFSELLTQPPVALNKAKPSLQFAPAVEAVVMKALSKQPAERYPSVQAFSDAFVAAASGAAGAAPAAGSAPTPAVATKAADEGGGGLFGKMKGLFGKK; translated from the coding sequence GTGCCTATCGAGACGCTAGTCGGAACGACGTTGGCCGGGTATTCCGTGCGAGGAAAGGTGGGCGAGGGCGGCACGTCAACCGTCTTTCGCGCCGAACATCCTACGTACGGCACCGTGGCCCTGAAGGTGCTGCGCGAAAAGCTGCAGCAAGACAAGACCGCCGTTGCGCGCTTCCTCCGGGAGGCGCAATTCGGTGCTCGGGTAGAACACCCGAACATCATCCGCACCCTAGACTACGGGCAGTCGGACAACGAGCGGTACTATCTCGCCATCGAATGGGCGAGCGGGGAGATCCTCGACAAGTACGCCGACAAGGCCGGCCCGCTTCCCAGCAAGGAAGTGGCCGACATTCTGTCCCAGATCTGCAGCGCGGTCCAGGCGGCCCACAACGTGGGCATCGTGCACCGCGACCTGAAGCCGGAAAACGTCATGTACGATCCGGCCACCAAGCAGGTCAAGCTGCTCGACTTCGGCATCGCCGCCGACACCGATGCGGCGCCGGACCAGCGTCTGACGCGCGCTGGCTTCTTCGTGGGCACGCTGATGTACGTGGCGCCGGAAGCGCTGTCGGGCGAGCTCGTGGGTCCGGCGGCCGACCAGTATTCGCTGGCGACCATCGCGTACTACCTGCTGACGGGGGCCCTGCCCTACACCGGCAAGTCGCCGCGCGAACTGTTCTCGGAGCTGCTCACGCAGCCGCCGGTCGCGCTCAACAAGGCGAAGCCGTCGCTGCAGTTCGCGCCCGCGGTCGAGGCGGTGGTCATGAAGGCCCTTTCGAAGCAGCCGGCCGAGCGGTATCCGTCGGTGCAGGCGTTCTCGGATGCCTTTGTCGCGGCCGCCTCCGGCGCGGCTGGTGCCGCACCCGCCGCCGGCAGCGCGCCCACCCCCGCCGTGGCCACCAAGGCCGCTGACGAGGGCGGCGGCGGCCTGTTCGGCAAGATGAAGGGGCTCTTTGGCAAGAAGTGA
- a CDS encoding GWxTD domain-containing protein, translated as MRGPAGAAAPAAAAGAADMQRLYRTMGLVAAGGAMPFVSSLSFLRTPSPDSTLMLVALSFPSRVLGFQREGERYAASYSVRVQLRQGNTVVRNIEATETVRVPTYRETARTDESVIWQQFVRVAPGRYSMSVAVKDEGSIRNAGEDVTIEVPRLPAGALGSPLPVYEAIARQTLDSLPRILARPRATVAFGADSLFPIYVDAPGADAPSAITVRVLGEGDIVSWQNRTDLPARGASRSATVPIPVRNMGIGINTIEISTVGRADTVRTRVLVSLGDDLPIASFEDMVSYLRYFTTADRLAPLRNATPAQRATAWTQFLKDTDPVPATPEHEGLRDYFGRIRTANLRYRDEGAQGWQTDRGITYVALGDPDNIIDTGLNDPNARVRQQIWEYRELRIQLVFMDQTGFGRWRLSNQQRAELDNAIRRKLAQQR; from the coding sequence GTGCGCGGACCAGCCGGCGCCGCAGCACCGGCGGCCGCGGCCGGCGCCGCCGACATGCAGCGCCTCTATCGCACCATGGGGCTCGTGGCGGCCGGTGGTGCCATGCCCTTTGTCTCGTCGCTCAGCTTTTTGCGTACGCCGAGCCCCGACAGCACGCTCATGCTCGTCGCGCTCTCGTTCCCGTCGCGGGTGCTGGGCTTTCAGCGCGAAGGCGAGCGCTACGCGGCGAGCTATTCCGTTCGCGTCCAGCTGCGTCAGGGCAACACGGTCGTGCGCAACATCGAAGCGACCGAGACCGTGCGCGTCCCCACGTATCGCGAAACGGCACGCACCGATGAAAGCGTCATCTGGCAGCAGTTCGTGCGGGTCGCGCCCGGGCGCTACAGCATGAGCGTCGCCGTGAAGGACGAAGGCAGCATTCGCAACGCCGGCGAAGATGTCACGATCGAGGTGCCGCGGCTCCCCGCCGGCGCCCTCGGCAGCCCGCTCCCCGTCTACGAAGCGATCGCGCGCCAGACGCTCGATTCGCTGCCGCGCATTCTCGCGCGTCCGCGGGCGACGGTCGCCTTCGGTGCCGACTCGCTCTTCCCCATCTACGTCGATGCCCCGGGAGCCGACGCGCCGAGCGCCATTACCGTGCGCGTGCTCGGGGAGGGCGACATCGTCTCCTGGCAGAATCGCACCGACCTCCCCGCCCGCGGGGCCTCGCGCAGTGCCACCGTACCGATTCCCGTGCGGAACATGGGGATCGGCATCAACACCATCGAGATCAGCACGGTTGGGCGGGCGGACACCGTGCGGACGCGGGTGCTGGTCAGCCTCGGCGACGATCTGCCGATCGCGTCCTTCGAGGACATGGTGTCGTATCTGCGCTACTTCACCACGGCCGACCGCTTGGCCCCGCTCCGCAACGCCACCCCGGCCCAGCGGGCCACGGCGTGGACGCAGTTCCTCAAGGACACCGATCCCGTCCCCGCCACGCCTGAACACGAGGGGCTGCGCGATTACTTTGGACGCATCCGCACCGCCAACCTTCGGTACCGCGACGAAGGCGCGCAGGGATGGCAGACCGACCGCGGGATCACCTACGTCGCGCTCGGCGATCCCGACAACATCATCGACACCGGCCTGAACGATCCCAATGCGCGCGTGCGCCAGCAGATCTGGGAATACCGCGAGCTCCGTATCCAGCTCGTCTTCATGGACCAGACCGGCTTCGGCCGCTGGCGCCTCAGCAACCAGCAGCGCGCCGAACTCGACAACGCCATTCGTCGCAAGCTCGCGCAGCAGCGCTAG
- the polA gene encoding DNA polymerase I — MADVTLPTAPRLFLIDGYALIYRAFFALMQRPLTTSRGENSSIAWGIANFLKRLLTTHKPELLGWVHDSGATFRDELYPDYKATREKLADDLQADFDQGLERVLQLLAAYGIPVLSAEGFEADDVIGTMAKKGVEAGYNVVIVSGDKDFQQLVRPGVWLLNPGRGGPASVEESWVGVENASDRLGVPPERVIDYLAIVGDSSDNVPGVKGIGEKGAIELITQYGPLENILAHVGEITKKRPREALQQYEAEARLSKQLVTIHCDVPIALDAEQLKVNAPDADALRALYLELEFNSLLKDVGGSATAPTPAAVAHPTASTPAGDIAARGPVSPGRPAPPAVATGESGVPVLVDARYTTVDTLEALTALLARVREVPYIAIDTETITDADSPNPVDAMRAQLVGLSIAVAPGEAYYLPFAHRRDDGSGNLALLSGDAGIAGRRINAGAPEPVNLPPFASDACAPLRTMLEDASVKKIAQNAKYDMLVLRGAGVRLAGLEFDTMLASYVLDPGRRSHGLDLLALEFLGHPMTAYEQLCGKGKSQLPFSVVPVDAARDYSCEDVDVTMRLRALLEPLLVSHDMLALLQEMEVPLVTVLCDMEWDGIAIDLAWFDSLKTRFAAERARVEQAIYGEAGHEFNINSNPQLRTVLFDELKLPVKKKTATGPSTDASVLQELAEDGHTLPTLLMEYREIFKLEGTYIDALPRLVHPRDHRLHTSYNQTVAATGRLSSSDPNLQNIPIRRELGRDIRRGFVPRTGWRLLSADYSQIELRLLAHLSADPAFVSAFQAGGDIHKQTAAIIFGVALEDVTSEMRARAKTINFATIYGQGAHALSRQLRISNAEAKAFIETYFERFAGVKQFLDRCVADAREKGYVETLFKRRRYIPELKDRNFNIRAFGERVAGNAPIQGSAADLIKLAMLRVHAALTREGLAARMLLQVHDELVFELPPDEEGALRTLVKREMEGAAVLNVPLLVEMGLGTDWVAAKS; from the coding sequence ATGGCTGATGTCACCCTCCCGACGGCGCCGCGACTCTTTCTCATCGATGGCTACGCGCTGATCTATCGCGCGTTCTTCGCCTTGATGCAGCGCCCGCTCACCACGAGCCGCGGCGAGAACAGCTCGATCGCCTGGGGGATCGCCAACTTCCTCAAGCGCCTGCTCACCACCCACAAGCCCGAGCTGCTGGGGTGGGTGCACGACAGCGGCGCCACGTTCCGCGACGAGCTCTACCCAGACTACAAAGCCACGCGCGAGAAGCTCGCCGACGATCTCCAGGCCGACTTCGATCAGGGGCTCGAGCGGGTGCTTCAGCTGCTCGCCGCGTACGGCATTCCGGTGCTGTCGGCGGAGGGGTTTGAAGCCGACGACGTGATCGGCACCATGGCCAAGAAAGGCGTCGAGGCGGGGTACAACGTCGTCATCGTGTCGGGCGACAAGGACTTTCAGCAGCTCGTTCGCCCCGGTGTGTGGCTGCTCAATCCGGGGCGCGGCGGCCCGGCGAGTGTGGAAGAGAGCTGGGTGGGCGTCGAGAACGCGAGCGATCGTCTGGGCGTGCCCCCGGAGCGGGTGATCGACTATCTCGCCATCGTGGGCGACAGCTCCGACAACGTGCCGGGCGTGAAGGGGATTGGCGAGAAAGGGGCCATCGAACTCATCACGCAGTACGGCCCGCTCGAAAACATTCTCGCGCACGTTGGCGAGATCACGAAGAAGCGGCCGCGTGAAGCGCTGCAGCAGTACGAGGCCGAGGCGCGGCTCTCGAAGCAGCTCGTCACGATCCATTGCGACGTTCCGATCGCGCTCGACGCGGAACAGCTGAAGGTCAACGCGCCCGATGCGGACGCGCTGCGCGCGCTCTATCTCGAGCTCGAATTCAACTCGCTGCTCAAGGATGTGGGCGGCAGCGCCACGGCGCCGACGCCCGCGGCCGTGGCGCATCCCACCGCCAGCACACCGGCCGGCGACATCGCCGCGCGTGGTCCGGTGTCGCCCGGGCGCCCGGCGCCGCCCGCGGTCGCGACCGGCGAGAGTGGCGTGCCGGTGCTCGTGGACGCACGCTACACCACGGTCGATACCCTCGAGGCCCTCACCGCGCTGCTCGCGCGCGTGCGCGAGGTGCCGTACATCGCGATCGACACCGAAACGATCACCGACGCCGATTCGCCCAATCCGGTAGACGCGATGCGTGCGCAGCTCGTGGGGTTGTCGATCGCGGTGGCCCCCGGTGAGGCGTACTACCTGCCGTTCGCGCATCGCCGCGACGACGGCAGCGGCAACCTCGCGCTGCTCTCCGGTGATGCCGGCATCGCTGGCCGCCGCATCAACGCGGGCGCGCCGGAGCCGGTGAATCTGCCGCCGTTCGCCAGCGACGCCTGTGCGCCGCTCCGCACGATGCTGGAAGACGCGTCGGTCAAGAAGATCGCCCAGAACGCGAAGTATGACATGCTCGTGCTGCGCGGCGCCGGTGTGCGTCTCGCGGGCCTCGAGTTTGACACCATGCTCGCCAGTTACGTGCTCGATCCGGGGCGTCGGTCGCACGGGCTCGACCTGTTGGCACTCGAGTTCCTCGGCCACCCCATGACCGCGTACGAGCAGCTGTGCGGCAAGGGCAAGTCGCAGCTGCCGTTCAGTGTTGTGCCGGTGGACGCGGCGCGCGATTACTCGTGTGAGGATGTGGACGTCACGATGCGTCTGCGCGCGCTGCTCGAACCGCTCCTCGTGTCGCACGACATGCTCGCGCTGCTGCAGGAGATGGAAGTGCCGCTCGTGACCGTGCTCTGTGACATGGAGTGGGACGGCATCGCGATCGATCTCGCGTGGTTCGATTCGCTCAAGACGCGTTTTGCGGCCGAGCGTGCGCGCGTGGAGCAGGCGATCTACGGCGAGGCCGGGCACGAGTTCAACATCAACTCCAACCCGCAGCTGCGCACGGTGCTGTTCGACGAGCTCAAGCTGCCGGTCAAGAAGAAGACGGCGACCGGCCCGAGCACGGATGCCAGCGTGCTGCAGGAGCTGGCCGAAGACGGGCACACGCTCCCCACGCTGCTCATGGAGTATCGCGAGATCTTCAAGCTCGAGGGGACGTACATCGATGCGCTCCCGCGGCTCGTCCATCCGCGCGATCATCGGCTGCACACGTCGTACAACCAGACGGTGGCGGCCACGGGGCGGCTTTCGAGTTCCGATCCCAACCTGCAGAACATTCCGATCCGCCGGGAACTCGGGCGTGACATCCGGCGTGGGTTCGTGCCGCGCACCGGGTGGCGGCTGCTCAGCGCCGACTATTCGCAGATCGAACTGCGGCTGCTGGCCCATCTGTCGGCCGATCCGGCGTTCGTGAGCGCCTTCCAGGCCGGCGGTGACATTCACAAGCAGACGGCGGCGATCATCTTCGGCGTGGCGCTCGAAGACGTGACCAGTGAGATGCGGGCCCGCGCCAAGACGATCAACTTCGCCACGATCTACGGGCAGGGTGCGCACGCGCTCTCTCGGCAGCTGCGGATCTCGAACGCCGAGGCCAAGGCGTTCATCGAGACCTACTTCGAGCGCTTCGCGGGAGTGAAGCAGTTCCTCGACCGGTGCGTGGCCGACGCCCGGGAGAAGGGCTACGTCGAAACGCTCTTCAAGCGGCGGCGCTACATCCCCGAACTCAAGGACCGCAACTTCAACATCCGCGCCTTCGGGGAGCGGGTCGCCGGCAATGCGCCGATTCAGGGTTCGGCCGCTGACCTCATCAAGCTGGCCATGCTGCGCGTGCACGCCGCCCTGACCCGGGAAGGGCTCGCGGCCCGCATGCTCCTGCAGGTCCACGACGAACTCGTGTTCGAGCTCCCGCCCGACGAGGAGGGGGCGCTCCGCACGCTGGTGAAGCGGGAGATGGAGGGGGCGGCGGTGCTCAACGTACCGCTCCTGGTGGAAATGGGCCTCGGCACGGACTGGGTGGCTGCCAAGTCCTAG
- a CDS encoding prepilin-type N-terminal cleavage/methylation domain-containing protein, translated as MTITRRARQGFTLIELLIVVVIIGVLAAIAIPKFQNTKGKAYASSLKSDLKNLSAMQESYFYSNETYSNNLGAVGFSPTNGVILSITEADGRGWSATATHPAAFPLTCAVFYGQAAPVAPATTEGVINCQ; from the coding sequence ATGACAATCACTCGCCGGGCCCGCCAGGGCTTCACGCTGATCGAACTGCTGATCGTGGTCGTGATCATCGGCGTGCTCGCGGCCATCGCCATCCCCAAGTTCCAGAACACCAAGGGCAAGGCGTACGCCAGCTCGCTGAAGAGTGACCTGAAGAACCTCTCCGCCATGCAGGAGAGCTACTTCTACTCGAACGAGACGTACTCGAACAACCTCGGGGCCGTCGGCTTCTCACCCACCAACGGCGTGATCCTGTCGATCACCGAGGCCGATGGGCGTGGCTGGTCGGCCACCGCCACCCACCCGGCCGCGTTCCCGCTCACGTGCGCGGTGTTCTACGGTCAGGCGGCGCCGGTGGCGCCCGCCACGACGGAAGGCGTGATCAATTGCCAATGA